A single genomic interval of Daucus carota subsp. sativus chromosome 1, DH1 v3.0, whole genome shotgun sequence harbors:
- the LOC108204957 gene encoding uncharacterized protein LOC108204957, with the protein MMNYATSLCRRLNLSELVSKVPVYSSGSDASGGGLNLILRRWASKKTAGSTKNGRDSKPKNLGVKKFGGERVIPGNIIVRQRGTRFHPGNYVGIGKDHTLFALKEGNVKFEHHKLSGRKWVHVEPKEGHMLHPIYSNAAVSQLETSV; encoded by the exons ATGATGAATTATGCAACATCCCTGTGTAGAAGACTGAATCTCAGTGAGCTGGTATCAAAAGTTCCAGTCTACAGTTCTGGTAGTG ATGCATCTGGAGGGGGTTTGAACTTGATATTGAGGCGTTGGGCTTCCAAGAAAACTGCAGGTTCCACAAAAAATGGGAGAGATTCAAAACCCAAGAATCTTGGGGTGAAGAAGTTTGGTGGAGAA AGAGTCATACCTGGAAACATTATTGTTCGTCAAAGAGGCACCCGATTCCACCCTGGGAATTATGTTGGGATCGGCAAAGACCACACTCTATTTGCTTTAAAAGAAGGTAATGTCAAGTTTGAACACCATAAGCTTAGTGGACGCAAATGGGTGCATGTTGAGCCCAAGGAAGGTCATATGCTTCACCCTATCTACTCAAATGCTGCAGTTTCGCAACTGGAGACGAGTGTTTAA